A single region of the Triticum dicoccoides isolate Atlit2015 ecotype Zavitan chromosome 2B, WEW_v2.0, whole genome shotgun sequence genome encodes:
- the LOC119361410 gene encoding probable carboxylesterase Os04g0669600 produces the protein MDFIQYTLIWLSVHFVTVRLNSGTELRHARTMTTIRDEGVLESVEHVHEMWDIEVAAGTCPMDILVCQLSQGGVVAIASVLYPKTLGGCVVFSGSVPLSKSFADRVTSEAKRTSLLWFHGMTDDVVLFEAWHAGCAFFQELGMSCKFMVVHKHG, from the exons ATGGACTTTATTCAGTACACACTTATATGGCTGTCAGTCCATTTTGTAACAGTTAGGCTGAATAGTGGTACTGAACTGCGACATGCACGAACAATG ACCACTATTAGAGATGAAGGAGTCCTAGAATCTGTTGAGCATGTGCACGAAATGTGGGACATAGAAGTGGCTGCCGGAACATGTCCAATGGACATTTTAGTCTGTCAACTAAGCCAAGGAG GCGTTGTAGCCATAGCAAGTGTTCTCTACCCCAAGACTTTAGGTGGTTGTGTTGTTTTCAGTGGTTCAGTTCCTCTAAGCAAATCATTTGCTGACAGGGTGACATCTGAAGCGAAAAGG ACATCACTTTTATGGTTCCATGGGATGACCGACGATGTGGTACTGTTTGAAGCCTGGCACGCCGGGTGTGCATTTTTCCAAGAGCTTGGCATGTCCTGCAAATTCATGGTGGTACACAAACATGGTTGA